The Paramormyrops kingsleyae isolate MSU_618 chromosome 11, PKINGS_0.4, whole genome shotgun sequence genome includes a window with the following:
- the trpm5 gene encoding transient receptor potential cation channel subfamily M member 5 isoform X1: MTSQGCGVSLCLFWLRSPVPHFLRKIRACRAEPQVSSLGRAAEAEQLRQSSVGVAEWDLQRGSRGVRYTDMPEEAKGSPLGLVQQQDLCRKCGKTMTQGPKAVPGCRCFSLLHEGMEKMALSQRKGELQDSVRLAAGHVGDIDFTGSNKTRGKFVRVRCSTDPALIYQLLTEQWGLAPPHLVVSLVGGDELAQMKPWLRDTVRKGLVKATQTTGAWILTNGLRFGITKHLGQAVRDHSLASTSSKVQVVAIGIAPWTMIHNRDLLLSSKPDQPAAYPTEDLPHGTVYCLDCHHSHFVLVEEDLQTPGSTSEMMVKLLTYISQQRTGYGGTGSFEIPVLCLLVHGEPKILQRMYKGILNSTPWLILAGSGGVADILVTLINKGFWDTETVEELLLDTFNTGLETADMSAWIRLIQKIVEHGHLLTVHDPEQECSDLDTVILKALVKACKAQSQEAQDYLDELKLAVAWNRVDIAKSEIFNGDVEWRACDLEEVMMDALVNDKPDFVKLFVDNGVNLGEFLTYGRLQELYCSISEKSLLYFLLKKHQEKQLLLATARTPGPAHSEPGERQPRFTLHEVSKVLKDFLHDSCKGFYQKLPTEKGSKSLLSHGPKNLPDLEKHCEHPWRDLFLWAVLQNRQQMAYYFWAMGPEAVAAALAGCKILKEMTHLESEAESARSMKEAKYEQYALDLFSECYSNSEDRAYALLVRKTHSWSKSTILHLATEADAKCFFAHDGVQAMLTKIWWGAMATDTAISKLVLSFFFHPLIWTNLIKFSEEELDSSHKGEQFAELDSLETEKALLLTEDDHMESGAADPLAPLSTSAVWTQFLLRRWRRFWSAPVTVFLGNVIMYFAFLILFTYVLLLNFHPPPPYGPSMAEIVLYFWVFTLVLEELRQSFFTDEDTNILKKFKLYVEDNWNKCDMVAISLFVVGVSCRMVESVYEAGRTVLALDFMVFTLRLIHIFAIHKQLGPKIIIVERMMKDVFFFLFFLSVWLIAYGVATQALLHPNDPRLDWVFRRALYRPYLHIFGQIPLEEIDAARMPETNCTTDQEEIIMGKLPPCPNIYANWLVILLLVIFLLVTNVLLMNLLIAMFSYTFQVVQGNTDIFWKFQRYNLIVEYHSRPALAPPFIIISHCSQLLLSLVKKTESKQEPLERELSPGLDQKLMIWESVQKENYLANLESQERDSSEERLKNTSSKMQALLKIVGGYKEQEKRLSSVEAEVKYCSDVLSWMADCFAKSTLKCDREAPIAPGTWGTSPRHRGPDGNTFSSQSRSDAKREMQYIDE; encoded by the exons ACAAGACTTATGCAGAAAATGTGGGAAGACGATGACTCAGGGGCCAAA AGCAGTGCCGGGGTGCCGCTGCTTCTCTCTGCTGCATGAAGGGATGGAGAAGATGGCACTTAGCCAGAGGAAAGGCGAGCTGCAGGATAGTGTGCGCTTGGCCGCAGGACACGTGGGAGACATAGACTTCACAGGCTCCAATAAAACGCGGGGGAAG TTTGTGCGTGTACGCTGCTCCACGGACCCTGCTCTCATCTATCAGCTACTCACGGAGCAGTGGGGGCTGGCCCCTCCCCACCTCGTGGTGTCCCTGGTGGGAGGGGATGAACTGGCACAGATGAAGCCCTGGTTGAGGGACACCGTCAGGAAGGGGCTGGTGAAAGCCACCCAGACCACAG GTGCTTGGATCCTCACCAatggcctgagatttggcatcACCAAGCATTTAGGACAGGCAGTGCGAGACCACTCCCTCGCCAGTACCTCCTCAAAGGTCCAGGTGGTGGCCATTGGCATCGCCCCCTGGACCATGATCCATAACAGAGATCTGTTGCTCTCCAGCAAG CCTGACCAACCAGCGGCATACCCAACAGAAGACCTACCTCATGGAACAGTGTATTGCCTAGACTGTCACCATTCCCATTTTGTCCTGGTGGAGGAAGACTTGCAGACACCGGGCAGTACAAGTGAGATGATGGTCAAACTGCTGACTTACATCTCCCAACAGCGCACTGGATATGGGG GGACTGGAAGCTTTGAGATTCCAGTGTTGTGCTTACTGGTGCATGGAGAACCAAAGATCCTCCAG CGGATGTACAAGGGGATCCTGaactcaacgccctggctgatCTTGGCAGGCTCGGGGGGCGTGGCAGACATCCTAGTGACACTCATAAACAAAGGATTCTGGGACACAGAGACCGTGGAGGAGTTACTGCTAGACACCTTCAACACAGGCTTGGAAACCGCAGACATGTCGGCCTGGATCAGGCTG ATTCAGAAGATTGTAGAACATGGACACTTGTTGACAGTACATGATCCGGAACAGGAATGCTCTGATCTTGACACCGTCATCCTTAAGGCATTAGTTAAGG CTTGCAAAGCTCAGAGCCAGGAGGCACAGGACTATTTAGATGAGCTGAAGTTAGCAGTTGCCTGGAATAGGGTGGACATTGCAAAGAGTGAGATCTTCAATGGTGATGTGGAGTGGAGG GCATGTGACCTGGAGGAAGTTATGATGGATGCTCTAGTTAATGACAAGCCGGATTTTGTGAAACTCTTTGTTGACAATGGGGTGAACCTTGGGGAGTTTCTCACATATGGGCGGCTGCAGGAGCTGTACTGCTCGATATCAGAGAAGAGTCTGCTCTACTTTCTGCTGAAAAAGCACCAAGAGAAGCAGCTCCTGCTGGCTACAGCACGCACCCCTGGGCCAGCGCACAGTGAGCCAGGGGAGCGGCAACCGCGGTTCACGCTGCACGAGGTCTCCAAGGTGCTGAAGGATTTCCTCCATGACTCCTGCAAGGGCTTCTACCAAAAGTTACCCACT GAAAAGGGGAGCAAGAGCTTGCTTTCTCATGGACCTAAGAACCTCCCTGACCTGGAGAAGCACTGTGAGCATCCTTGGAGGGATCTGTTCCTGTGGGCTGTGCTGCAGAACCGGCAGCAGATGGCCTACTACTTCTGGGCCATG GGCCCAGAAGCAGTTGCAGCAGCATTGGCTGGCTGTAAGATCTTGAAGGAAATGACCCACCTTGAGTCAGAAGCTGAGTCAGCACGCAGCATGAAGGAAGCCAAGTACGAGCAGTATGCACTCG acCTATTCAGCGAGTGCTACTCCAACAGTGAGGACCGGGCATACGCACTCCTAGTGAGGAAGACGCATTCTTGGAGCAAATCTACGATTCTACATCTGGCCACCGAGGCAGACGCTAAGTGCTTCTTTGCCCATGATGGCGTCCAG GCTATGTTGACGAAGATCTGGTGGGGTGCCATGGCCACTGACACTGCCATTTCCAAGCTGGTCCTGTCTTTCTTCTTCCACCCTCTTATCTGGACGAACCTCATTAAATTCAG TGAGGAGGAGCTGGACAGCAGCCACAAGGGAGAGCAGTTTGCAGAGCTGGACAGTCTCGAGACTGAGAAGGCCCTCCTACTGACAGAAGACGATCACAT GGAGTCCGGTGCGGCCGACCCATTAGCACCGCTGAGCACCAGTGCGGTCTGGACCCAGTTCCTACTCCGCCGCTGGCGGCGCTTCTGGAGTGCCCCCGTAACCGTCTTCTTGGGCAACGTCATCATGTACTTTgccttcctcatcctcttcaCCTACGTCCTCCTCCTTAacttccaccccccacccccgtatGGCCCCTCCATGGCAGAAATTGTCCTGTACTTCTGGGTCTTTACCCTGGTGCTGGAGGAGTTGCGGCAG AGCTTCTTCACTGATGAGGACACCAACATCCTTAAAAAATTCAAACTCTATGTGGAGGACAATTGGAACAAATGTGATATGGTGGCCATCTCCCTCTTTGTGGTGGGTGTATCCTGCAG AATGGTGGAGAGTGTGTACGAGGCGGGGCGGACAGTGCTGGCCCTGGACTTCATGGTCTTCACTCTCCGACTCATACATATCTTTGCCATCCACAAGCAGCTGGGGCCCAAGATCATTATTGTGGAGAGAATG ATGAAGGATGTCTTCTTCTTCCTGTTCTTCCTGAGCGTCTGGCTAATCGCTTATGGCGTAGCCACCCAAGCACTGCTGCACCCCAACGACCCCCGACTAGACTGGGTCTTCCGTAGGGCGCTGTATCGGCCCTACCTGCATATCTTCGGACAGATCCCACTAGAGGAGATTGATG CGGCAAGGATGCCTGAGACAAACTGCACGACTGACCAGGAGGAGATCATTATGGGCAAGCTCCCACCATGTCCTAACATCTACGCCAACTGGCTTGTCATTCTTCTGCTGGTCATCTTCCTGCTGGTCACCAATGTGCTCCTGATGAACTTGCTTATTGCCATGTTTAG TTATACCTTCCAGGTAGTTCAAGGAAATACTGACATTTTCTGGAAGTTTCAACGTTACAACTTGATCGTGGAGTACCACAGCAGACCAGCTCTGGCCCCGcccttcatcatcatcagccACTGTTCCCAGCTACTGCTTAGCCTTGTGAAGAAGACTGAGTCAAAACAGGAACCTCTTG AAAGAGAGCTATCACCTGGATTGGACCAGAAGCTGATGATCTGGGAGAGTGTACAAAAAGAGAACTACCTTGCAAATCTGGAAAGTCAAGAGCGGGACAGCAGTGAAGAGAGACTCAAGAACACCTCTTCAAA GATGCAAGCCCTATTGAAGATTGTTGGAGGGTACAAGGAACAGGAAAAGCGCCTGTCCTCTGTGGAAGCTGAG GTGAAATACTGCTCTGATGTGCTGTCCTGGATGGCGGACTGCTTTGCTAAAAGCACACTGAAGTGTGACAGGGAGGCTCCCATAGCCCCTG GCACCTGGGGAACCAGCCCCAGACACCGCGGCCCAGACGGGAACACATTCAGCAGCCAGTCCAGGTCTGATGCTAAAAGGGAAATGCAGTACATTGATGAGTAA
- the trpm5 gene encoding transient receptor potential cation channel subfamily M member 5 isoform X2 has translation MTSQGCGVSLCLFWLRSPVPHFLRKIRACRAEPQVSSLGRAAEAEQLRQSSVGVAEWDLQRGSRGVRYTDMPEEAKGSPLGLVQQQDLCRKCGKTMTQGPKAVPGCRCFSLLHEGMEKMALSQRKGELQDSVRLAAGHVGDIDFTGSNKTRGKFVRVRCSTDPALIYQLLTEQWGLAPPHLVVSLVGGDELAQMKPWLRDTVRKGLVKATQTTGAWILTNGLRFGITKHLGQAVRDHSLASTSSKVQVVAIGIAPWTMIHNRDLLLSSKPDQPAAYPTEDLPHGTVYCLDCHHSHFVLVEEDLQTPGSTSEMMVKLLTYISQQRTGYGGTGSFEIPVLCLLVHGEPKILQRMYKGILNSTPWLILAGSGGVADILVTLINKGFWDTETVEELLLDTFNTGLETADMSAWIRLIQKIVEHGHLLTVHDPEQECSDLDTVILKALVKACKAQSQEAQDYLDELKLAVAWNRVDIAKSEIFNGDVEWRACDLEEVMMDALVNDKPDFVKLFVDNGVNLGEFLTYGRLQELYCSISEKSLLYFLLKKHQEKQLLLATARTPGPAHSEPGERQPRFTLHEVSKVLKDFLHDSCKGFYQKLPTEKGSKSLLSHGPKNLPDLEKHCEHPWRDLFLWAVLQNRQQMAYYFWAMGPEAVAAALAGCKILKEMTHLESEAESARSMKEAKYEQYALDLFSECYSNSEDRAYALLVRKTHSWSKSTILHLATEADAKCFFAHDGVQAMLTKIWWGAMATDTAISKLVLSFFFHPLIWTNLIKFSEEELDSSHKGEQFAELDSLETEKALLLTEDDHMESGAADPLAPLSTSAVWTQFLLRRWRRFWSAPVTVFLGNVIMYFAFLILFTYVLLLNFHPPPPYGPSMAEIVLYFWVFTLVLEELRQSFFTDEDTNILKKFKLYVEDNWNKCDMVAISLFVVGVSCRMVESVYEAGRTVLALDFMVFTLRLIHIFAIHKQLGPKIIIVERMMKDVFFFLFFLSVWLIAYGVATQALLHPNDPRLDWVFRRALYRPYLHIFGQIPLEEIDAARMPETNCTTDQEEIIMGKLPPCPNIYANWLVILLLVIFLLVTNVLLMNLLIAMFSYTFQVVQGNTDIFWKFQRYNLIVEYHSRPALAPPFIIISHCSQLLLSLVKKTESKQEPLERELSPGLDQKLMIWESVQKENYLANLESQERDSSEERLKNTSSKMQALLKIVGGYKEQEKRLSSVEAEVKYCSDVLSWMADCFAKSTLKCDREAPIAPGTWGTSPRHRGPDGNTFSSQSRNSL, from the exons ACAAGACTTATGCAGAAAATGTGGGAAGACGATGACTCAGGGGCCAAA AGCAGTGCCGGGGTGCCGCTGCTTCTCTCTGCTGCATGAAGGGATGGAGAAGATGGCACTTAGCCAGAGGAAAGGCGAGCTGCAGGATAGTGTGCGCTTGGCCGCAGGACACGTGGGAGACATAGACTTCACAGGCTCCAATAAAACGCGGGGGAAG TTTGTGCGTGTACGCTGCTCCACGGACCCTGCTCTCATCTATCAGCTACTCACGGAGCAGTGGGGGCTGGCCCCTCCCCACCTCGTGGTGTCCCTGGTGGGAGGGGATGAACTGGCACAGATGAAGCCCTGGTTGAGGGACACCGTCAGGAAGGGGCTGGTGAAAGCCACCCAGACCACAG GTGCTTGGATCCTCACCAatggcctgagatttggcatcACCAAGCATTTAGGACAGGCAGTGCGAGACCACTCCCTCGCCAGTACCTCCTCAAAGGTCCAGGTGGTGGCCATTGGCATCGCCCCCTGGACCATGATCCATAACAGAGATCTGTTGCTCTCCAGCAAG CCTGACCAACCAGCGGCATACCCAACAGAAGACCTACCTCATGGAACAGTGTATTGCCTAGACTGTCACCATTCCCATTTTGTCCTGGTGGAGGAAGACTTGCAGACACCGGGCAGTACAAGTGAGATGATGGTCAAACTGCTGACTTACATCTCCCAACAGCGCACTGGATATGGGG GGACTGGAAGCTTTGAGATTCCAGTGTTGTGCTTACTGGTGCATGGAGAACCAAAGATCCTCCAG CGGATGTACAAGGGGATCCTGaactcaacgccctggctgatCTTGGCAGGCTCGGGGGGCGTGGCAGACATCCTAGTGACACTCATAAACAAAGGATTCTGGGACACAGAGACCGTGGAGGAGTTACTGCTAGACACCTTCAACACAGGCTTGGAAACCGCAGACATGTCGGCCTGGATCAGGCTG ATTCAGAAGATTGTAGAACATGGACACTTGTTGACAGTACATGATCCGGAACAGGAATGCTCTGATCTTGACACCGTCATCCTTAAGGCATTAGTTAAGG CTTGCAAAGCTCAGAGCCAGGAGGCACAGGACTATTTAGATGAGCTGAAGTTAGCAGTTGCCTGGAATAGGGTGGACATTGCAAAGAGTGAGATCTTCAATGGTGATGTGGAGTGGAGG GCATGTGACCTGGAGGAAGTTATGATGGATGCTCTAGTTAATGACAAGCCGGATTTTGTGAAACTCTTTGTTGACAATGGGGTGAACCTTGGGGAGTTTCTCACATATGGGCGGCTGCAGGAGCTGTACTGCTCGATATCAGAGAAGAGTCTGCTCTACTTTCTGCTGAAAAAGCACCAAGAGAAGCAGCTCCTGCTGGCTACAGCACGCACCCCTGGGCCAGCGCACAGTGAGCCAGGGGAGCGGCAACCGCGGTTCACGCTGCACGAGGTCTCCAAGGTGCTGAAGGATTTCCTCCATGACTCCTGCAAGGGCTTCTACCAAAAGTTACCCACT GAAAAGGGGAGCAAGAGCTTGCTTTCTCATGGACCTAAGAACCTCCCTGACCTGGAGAAGCACTGTGAGCATCCTTGGAGGGATCTGTTCCTGTGGGCTGTGCTGCAGAACCGGCAGCAGATGGCCTACTACTTCTGGGCCATG GGCCCAGAAGCAGTTGCAGCAGCATTGGCTGGCTGTAAGATCTTGAAGGAAATGACCCACCTTGAGTCAGAAGCTGAGTCAGCACGCAGCATGAAGGAAGCCAAGTACGAGCAGTATGCACTCG acCTATTCAGCGAGTGCTACTCCAACAGTGAGGACCGGGCATACGCACTCCTAGTGAGGAAGACGCATTCTTGGAGCAAATCTACGATTCTACATCTGGCCACCGAGGCAGACGCTAAGTGCTTCTTTGCCCATGATGGCGTCCAG GCTATGTTGACGAAGATCTGGTGGGGTGCCATGGCCACTGACACTGCCATTTCCAAGCTGGTCCTGTCTTTCTTCTTCCACCCTCTTATCTGGACGAACCTCATTAAATTCAG TGAGGAGGAGCTGGACAGCAGCCACAAGGGAGAGCAGTTTGCAGAGCTGGACAGTCTCGAGACTGAGAAGGCCCTCCTACTGACAGAAGACGATCACAT GGAGTCCGGTGCGGCCGACCCATTAGCACCGCTGAGCACCAGTGCGGTCTGGACCCAGTTCCTACTCCGCCGCTGGCGGCGCTTCTGGAGTGCCCCCGTAACCGTCTTCTTGGGCAACGTCATCATGTACTTTgccttcctcatcctcttcaCCTACGTCCTCCTCCTTAacttccaccccccacccccgtatGGCCCCTCCATGGCAGAAATTGTCCTGTACTTCTGGGTCTTTACCCTGGTGCTGGAGGAGTTGCGGCAG AGCTTCTTCACTGATGAGGACACCAACATCCTTAAAAAATTCAAACTCTATGTGGAGGACAATTGGAACAAATGTGATATGGTGGCCATCTCCCTCTTTGTGGTGGGTGTATCCTGCAG AATGGTGGAGAGTGTGTACGAGGCGGGGCGGACAGTGCTGGCCCTGGACTTCATGGTCTTCACTCTCCGACTCATACATATCTTTGCCATCCACAAGCAGCTGGGGCCCAAGATCATTATTGTGGAGAGAATG ATGAAGGATGTCTTCTTCTTCCTGTTCTTCCTGAGCGTCTGGCTAATCGCTTATGGCGTAGCCACCCAAGCACTGCTGCACCCCAACGACCCCCGACTAGACTGGGTCTTCCGTAGGGCGCTGTATCGGCCCTACCTGCATATCTTCGGACAGATCCCACTAGAGGAGATTGATG CGGCAAGGATGCCTGAGACAAACTGCACGACTGACCAGGAGGAGATCATTATGGGCAAGCTCCCACCATGTCCTAACATCTACGCCAACTGGCTTGTCATTCTTCTGCTGGTCATCTTCCTGCTGGTCACCAATGTGCTCCTGATGAACTTGCTTATTGCCATGTTTAG TTATACCTTCCAGGTAGTTCAAGGAAATACTGACATTTTCTGGAAGTTTCAACGTTACAACTTGATCGTGGAGTACCACAGCAGACCAGCTCTGGCCCCGcccttcatcatcatcagccACTGTTCCCAGCTACTGCTTAGCCTTGTGAAGAAGACTGAGTCAAAACAGGAACCTCTTG AAAGAGAGCTATCACCTGGATTGGACCAGAAGCTGATGATCTGGGAGAGTGTACAAAAAGAGAACTACCTTGCAAATCTGGAAAGTCAAGAGCGGGACAGCAGTGAAGAGAGACTCAAGAACACCTCTTCAAA GATGCAAGCCCTATTGAAGATTGTTGGAGGGTACAAGGAACAGGAAAAGCGCCTGTCCTCTGTGGAAGCTGAG GTGAAATACTGCTCTGATGTGCTGTCCTGGATGGCGGACTGCTTTGCTAAAAGCACACTGAAGTGTGACAGGGAGGCTCCCATAGCCCCTG GCACCTGGGGAACCAGCCCCAGACACCGCGGCCCAGACGGGAACACATTCAGCAGCCAGTCCAG GAATAGTCTTTAG
- the fcsk gene encoding L-fucose kinase, with product MSHLQPLNWTVVVLTCQQKDSVYAFQKELELRQQCGHLPQEALLLTVSDPQQRLGSGGATLNALLVATEHLSARAGHTVVTADVLDDAHILILHTGRDFPWDSCGRAFSWLPAQSQAKVEQPVCCLDLLLDCLTKQICPGSPPGVWVCSTDAMLTLPTAPAISWEGFSGVRVVSLPGSVSYATNHGVYLTDGQDRVRDIIYRGSEDRIRQAMQTDGKVPLVSGPVFFCRQASERLLQTHVSSPLDGCTYMGMDSGAPSLQISLFLDVLLCLCLDVNEKQFMDGERHGCISPGGPQGALVRSARAVLWKILRGMPLTMVYVPDGCYDYLTVSGDEHIRRITERESKTETLSHVQKLQLVSEDSKVINSVLEGDISVMSGTVIQHCCLQGPMVIPSGCFLSGLDFTSSALCQSLPSDIIIQRHRVQLGDLKLIVFTVLGRHDDLEASCTDPSATFLNDKWSSYCSRTGIQPGEIWGTADKGAGPPCLLDARLFPVLLPSRGAVGLEGVEWLLEGAGRVKEWREAWKLSLREVLSCTDQQEELHWRRELFFQAAQRRTVDTLNGRTEQSLLPSIRAAVLGGQQENLLQALDLVAAGSSEDLGVAARCLACVADVLGCMAGEGQGGLRSGPAANPCWAPAFGLLEKGNLLGGVKALAAERKNWLNRPDLLVRAARHYEGAGQVLLRQAVMSAQRFVTISQGEVPPIGEWQEFECPARLDLSGGWTDTPPIAFECGGTVVNVAVTVDGERPIGARARRIREPRLLLVSTSGGQDCRVTTETVCETLRDLEDHCQPQAPGALLKAVCVCSGLVTLSTQQALVDQLLQGCGGGLELHSWSLLPHGSGLGTSSILAGAALAAVYRCMGRTVDTNSLIHAVLHLEQTLTTGGGWQDQVGGLVGGVKLARSSACLPLKVQVEQLNLTEDFLQSLQQHLLLVYTGKTRLARNLLQDVVRRWYSRLPSIVENIRQLASSAEECAQACIDGSLPRLGTCVNRYWQQKKVMAAGCEPAAVRLMMNALRPLALGQSLAGAGGGGFLFLLTSEPMQKERVRQVLCNTQGLGDFSVHSVEVDLRGISFQKRYEIGQPGAVSEAEAGRSP from the exons ATGTCACACCTTCAGCCGCTCAACTGGACAGTTGTTGTCCTAACATGCCAGCAAAAGGACAGTGTGTATGCCTTTCAAAAAG AACTGGAGTTACGACAGCAATGCGGTCACCTGCCACAAGAGGCGCTGTTGCTTACAGTGTCGGACCCTCAGCAGCGCCTGGGAAGCGGGGGAGCCACCCTCAATGCTTTGCTTGTGGCTACTGAGCACCTGAGTGCCAGGGCAGGACATACT GTGGTGACTGCAGATGTGCTGGATGATGCCCACATCCTCATACTGCACACG GGCCGGGATTTCCCCTGGGACAGCTGCGGTCGGGCGTTCAGCTGGCTGCCTGCACAGAGCCAGGCGAAAGTGGAGCAGCCTGTCTGCTGCTTGGACCTGCTGCTGGACTGTCTGACGAAGCAG ATCTGTCCCGGCTCTCCTCCGGGCGTGTGGGTGTGCAGCACGGACGCTATGCTGACCCTGCCCACAGCCCCCG CCATTTCCTGGGAGGGATTCTCAGGGGTTCGAGTGGTCTCTCTGCCTGGCAGCGTCTCCTATGCCACCAATCATGGGGTTTACCTCACTGATGGGCAG GACAGAGTGCGTGACATCATTTACAGGGGCTCCGAGGACAGGATCCGCCAAGCCATGCAGACAGATGGCAAAGTCCCTTTG GTCTCTGGGCCGGTGTTCTTCTGCAGGCAGGCTTCAGAGCGTCTGCTCCAGACACACGTGTCCTCCCCCCTGGATGGCTGCACCTACATGGGCATGGACTCCGGGGCCCCTTCCTTACAG ATCTCCCTCTTTTTGGATGTCCTTCTTTGCTTGTGTCTGGATGTGAATGAGAAGCAATTCATGGATGGAGAGAGGCATGGCTGCATTTCCCCAGGTGGCCCACAGGGGGCACTGGTGAGGAGTGCCAGGGCAGTGTTGTGGAAGATTCTGCGGGGGATGCCTCTCACTATGG TCTATGTTCCAGATGGCTGCTATGATTACTTGACCGTCTCAGGAGATGAACATATCAGACGaattacagagagagagagtaaaaCAGAAACCTTATCACATGTGCAG AAATTGCAGCTGGTGAGTGAGGACAGCAAAGTGATAAACAGTGTGCTGGAGGGAGACATCAGTGTTATGTCTGGAACTGTTATCCAGCACTGTTGCCTGCAG GGGCCTATGGTAATACCATCTGGCTGTTTTCTGTCCGGCTTAGACTTCACCTCCTCAGCCTTGTGCCAGTCGCTGCCGAGTGACATCATCATCCAGAGACACCGAGTACAACTGGGAGACCTGAAACTTATTGTCTTCACTGTACTGGGAAGGCATGATGACCTGGAG GCTTCATGCACTGACCCTTCTGCCACATTCCTGAATGACAAATGGAGCAGCTACTGCAGTCGCACAGGGATACA GCCAGGAGAGATTTGGGGGACTGCAGATAAGGGAGCAGGACCTCCATGTCTGCTGGATGCCCGCCTTTTCCCCGTCCTCCTGCCTAGCAGGGGTGCTGTGGGGCTGGAAGGGGTGGAATGGCTGCTGGAAGGGGCTGGAAGAGTGAAGGAGTGGAGGGAGGCATGGAAGCTGTCTCTCAGAGAGGTGCTATCCTGCACCGACCAGCAGGAGGAGCTGCACTGGAGACGGGAACTTTTCTTTCAGGCAGCACAGAGAAGAACAGTGGACACTCTGAATGGCAGAACAGAGCAGAGCCTTCTCCCCAGCATCAGGGCAGCAGTTTTAGGGGGGCAGCAGGAGAATCTGCTGCAGGCGTTGGACTTAG TGGCAGCTGGAAGTAGTGAGGACCTTGGTGTAGCTGCCCGCTGTCTTGCCTGCGTGGCAGATGTGCTGGGCTGTATGGCGGGAGAAGGTCAAGGGGGTCTACGAAGTGGGCCAGCGGCAAATCCTTGCTGGGCCCCAGCCTTTGGTCTTCTGGAGAAAGGGAACCTTTTGGGGGGTGTTAAAGCTCTGGCGGCTGAGAGAAAAAACTGGCTCAACAG GCCAGACTTACTTGTGAGGGCAGCAAGGCACTATGAAGGGGCGGGACAAGTACTGCTTCGACAGGCGGTGATGTCAGCACAGCGCTTCGTTACTATTAGCCAGGGTGAGGTACCACCCATTGGGGAGTGGCAGGAGTTTGAGTGTCCTGCACGACTGGATCTTTCAG GGGGTTGGACTGACACCCCCCCGATCGCGTTCGAGTGCGGGGGCACTGTGGTGAATGTGGCTGTGACAGTTGATGGAGAACGGCCAATAGGTGCCAGGGCACGCCGCATCAGGGAGCCTCGGCTGCTTCTGGTCAGCACCAGCGGGGGGCAGGACTGCAGGGTTACCACAGAGACTGTGTGCGAGACACTGCGAGACCTGGAGGACCACTGCCAGCCGCAGGCGCCCG GCGCACTCCTGAAGGCGgtatgtgtgtgcagtggtCTGGTCACACTGTCTACCCAGCAGGCGCTGGTTGATCAGCTGCTGCAGGGCTGTGGAGGGGGCCTGGAGCTGCATAGCTGGTCACTCCTCCCCCATGGCTCTGGGCTGG GTACCAGCAGCATCTTGGCCGGGGCAGCGCTGGCTGCTGTGTACAGGTGTATGGGACGCACGGTAGACACAAACTCCCTCATTCATGCCGTTCTGCACCTGGAACAGACCCTGACCACAG GTGGCGGGTGGCAGGACCAGGTGGGGGGTCTAGTGGGAGGAGTCAAGTTGGCACGCTCCAGTGCCTGCCTACCACTGAAGGTGCAGGTGGAGCAACTGAATCTCACAGAGGACTTTCTGCAGTCCCTGCaacagcacctcctgctggtCTACACGGGCAAGACACGCCTGGCCCGCAATCTGCTACAG GATGTGGTGCGGCGCTGGTATAGCCGGCTTCCCTCCATCGTGGAGAACATCAGGCAGTTGGCGAGCAGCGCAGAGGAATGTGCCCAGGCGTGCATCGACG GATCCCTCCCCAGGCTGGGCACTTGCGTAAACCGCTACTGGCAGCAGAAGAAGGTGATGGCTGCAGGGTGCGAGCCTGCAGCAGTGCGGCTGATGATGAACGCCCTGCGGCCTCTAGCCCTCGGCCAGAGCCTGGCGGGGGCCGGAGGAGGCGGCTTCCTCTTCCTGCTCACCTCTGAGCCCATGCAGAAGGAGAGAGTGAGGCAGGTGCTTTGCAACACGCAG GGCCTGGGGGATTTCAGCGTTCACTCCGTGGAGGTCGACCTGCGAGGCATCTCATTCCAGAAGCGATACGAGATTGGCCAGCCTGGGGCCGTGTCAGAGGCGGAGGCTGGAAGATCACCGTGA